One genomic window of Glycine max cultivar Williams 82 chromosome 16, Glycine_max_v4.0, whole genome shotgun sequence includes the following:
- the LOC100783965 gene encoding sucrose synthase 7, with product MASTAPNSALKRSDSITDSMPEALKQSRFHMKRCFARFVASGKRLMKQQHVMDDVEKTVEDKAERKKFLDGMLGYIFSCTQEAAVVPPYVAFAVRPNPGFWEYIKVNADDLQVEGIEAVEYLKYKEMIFDEKWANDENALELDFGAIDFSTPQMVLSSSIGNGLNFTTKILTSRLSGSSQSINPLLDYLLSLNYQGENLMIKDTLNTMPKLQQALKVAEAYVSALNKDTAYQKFEDRFKEWGFDKGWGNTAGRVKETMKLLSEVLESADPVKLESLFSRLPNMFNIVILSIHGYFGQADVLGLPDTGGQVVYILDQVRALEEELLHKIELQGLDVKPQILVVTRLIPDAKGTTCNQELEPVTNTKHSNILRVPFYTDKGMLRQWVSRFDIYPYLERFSQDATAKIFDLMEDKPDLIIGNYTDGNLVSSLMASKLGVTQATIAHALEKTKYEDSDAKWMAFDEKYHFSCQFTADIISMNAADFIITSTYQEIAGSKQKPGQYETHTAFTMPGLCRAVSGINVFDPKFNIAAPGADQSVYFPSTAKEQRLTSFHPAIEELLYSKDDNEEHIGLLEDMKKPIIFSMARLDKVKNLSGLVEWYARNKRLRSLVNLVVVGGFFNPAKSKDREETEEIKKMHFLMKEYNLKGQFRWIAAQTDRYRNSELYRCISDTKGAFVQPALYEAFGLTVIEAMNCGLPTFATNQGGPAEIIVDGVSGFHIDPYNGDESSDKIADFFEKCKTDSQHWNRMSKAGLQRINECYTWKIYAKKVLNMGSIYGFWRRLNREQKLAKERYIHMFYNLQFRNLAKQVPIPSETPQDPTQMPKPSAPAPSRRSAAKARPKKVSEHWIVGAPLTLLTAAATPKIKDHPTPSGEGVSEGTATSEQSGGGGLFGLRWLVPIIAFVCAIHYFLKNLDRLFTREQ from the exons ATGGCTTCTACTGCCCCAAACTCAGCCTTGAAGAGATCAGATTCGATCACAGATAGCATGCCAGAAGCCTTGAAGCAAAGCCGGTTCCATATGAAGAGATGCTTTGCCAG GTTTGTTGCAAGTGGGAAAAGGTTAATGAAACAGCAGCATGTAATGGATGATGTGGAGAAAACAGTTGAAGATAAAGCTGAGAGGAAAAAGTTTCTAGATGGCATGTTGGGTTACATCTTCAGTTGCACTCAG GAAGCCGCTGTTGTTCCACCATATGTTGCTTTTGCAGTGAGGCCTAATCCTGGCTTCTGGGAATATATTAAAGTGAATGCTGATGATTTGCAAGTAGAAGGTATTGAGGCTGTAGAATACTTGAAGTATAAGGAAATGATATTTGATGAGAAATG GGCAAATGATGAAAATGCTTTGGAGCTAGACTTTGGGGCTATTGATTTCTCCACCCCTCAGATGgttctttcttcttctattgGGAATGGACTAAACTTTACAACCAAGATCTTGACCTCAAGGTTGAGTGGGAGCTCCCAAAGCATAAATCCTTTGCTGGATTACTTATTGAGCCTTAACTATCAAGGAGAG AATCTTATGATCAAAGACACTTTGAATACCATGCCAAAGCTTCAGCAAGCACTGAAAGTGGCCGAAGCATATGTATCTGCACTCAACAAAGACACAGCATACCAGAAATTTGAAGACAG GTTCAAGGAATGGGGATTTGATAAAGGTTGGGGCAACACAGCAGGAAGGGTTAAAGAGACAATGAAATTGCTCTCTGAGGTACTAGAATCAGCAGATCCAGTGAAATTGGAATCACTTTTCAGCAGGCTTCCAAATATGTTCAACATAGTTATCCTCTCTATTCATGGATACTTTGGCCAAGCAGATGTCCTAGGATTGCCAGACACTGGAGGCCAG gtGGTATATATTCTTGATCAAGTAAGGGCCTTAGAGGAAGAGCTACTCCATAAGATTGAGCTGCAAGGCCTTGACGTGAAGCCTCAGATTCTTGTG GTAACTCGTCTCATACCAGATGCCAAAGGAACCACATGTAACCAAGAACTAGAACCTGTCACCAACACTAAGCACTCAAACATTCTCAGGGTCCCTTTCTATACAGACAAGGGAATGCTTCGCCAATGGGTCTCCCGTTTTGATATCTACCCTTATTTAGAAAGATTTTCTCAG GATGCTACTGCCAAGATTTTTGACCTCATGGAAGACAAGCCTGACCTCATCATTGGAAATTACACTGATGGAAACTTGGTGTCATCCTTAATGGCTTCTAAACTTGGAGTGACTCAG gcaaccattgcTCATGCTTTGGAGAAGACCAAATATGAGGACTCTGATGCCAAATGGATGGCGTTTGATGAAAAGTACCACTTCTCATGTCAGTTCACAGCTGACATAATCTCAATGAATGCAGCCGATTTCATCATAACTAGTACATACCAAGAGATAGCTGGAAG CAAACAAAAGCCGGGACAGTATGAAACACACACTGCATTCACCATGCCTGGACTTTGTCGCGCAGTCTCCGGCATCAATGTGTTTGATCCAAAGTTCAACATTGCTGCACCTGGAGCTGATCAATCTGTCTATTTCCCTTCCACAGCGAAAGAGCAGCGATTGACCTCATTTCATCCTGCCATTGAAGAACTACTTTATAGTAAAGATGACAATGAAGAACACAT AGGACTTTTGGAAGACATGAAGAAACCAATCATCTTCTCCATGGCTAGGCTTGACAAAGTGAAGAACCTTAGTGGCCTAGTTGAGTGGTATGCAAGAAACAAGAGGCTGAGGAGCTTGGTGAACCTTGTGGTTGTTGGAGGATTCTTCAATCCAGCCAAATCCAAAGACAGAGAAGAAACTGAGGAGATCAAGAAGATGCATTTCTTGATGAAGGAGTACAATCTCAAGGGACAATTCAGATGGATTGCAGCTCAAACTGACCGCTATCGCAACAGTGAGCTGTACCGGTGCATTTCAGATACAAAGGGAGCTTTTGTGCAACCAGCATTGTATGAGGCCTTTGGTCTTACAGTCATTGAGGCAATGAACTGTGGACTACCTacttttgcaacaaatcaaggAGGACCAGCTGAAATTATAGTTGATGGGGTCTCAGGCTTTCATATTGATCCTTATAATGGAGATGAATCAAGTGACAAAATTGCTGACTTCTTTGAAAAGTGCAAGACTGATTCTCAGCATTGGAACAGAATGTCAAAAGCCGGTCTTCAGCGTATCAATGAATG CTATACATGGAAGATATATGCAAAAAAAGTCTTGAATATGGGATCAATTTATGGCTTTTGGAGAAGATTGAACAGGGAGCAAAAGTTGGCAAAGGAGAGATACATCCATATGTTCTATAACCTTCAATTCAGGAACTTG GCAAAACAGGTACCTATTCCTAGTGAGACACCCCAAGATCCTACACAAATGCCAAAGCCTTCTGCTCCAGCTCCATCCAGAAGATCAGCAGCAAAAGCAAGGCCTAAAAAAGTTTCTGAACATTGGATAGTTGGTGCTCCACTAACCCTATTAACAGCAGCAGCAACACCAAAAATTAAAGATCATCCAACGCCAAG CGGTGAAGGTGTGAGTGAGGGAACAGCTACTTCTGAAcaaagtggtggtggtggtttgtTTGGATTACGTTGGTTGGTCCCCATAATTGCTTTTGTGTGCGCCATTCATTATTTCTTGAAGAATTTGGATCGTCTCTTCACAAGGGAGCAATGA
- the LOC100778754 gene encoding argonaute 1 has product MVRKRRTELPSGGESSEAQHPSERSAPPPQQQAAAAAPGGAGPQGGRGWGPQGGRGGGRSRGMPQQQYGAPPDYQGRGRGGPSQQGGRGGYGSGRSGGGGGGMGSGRGVGPSYGGPSRPPAPELHQATSVQSYQTGVSSQPASSEASSSLPPEPIDLEQSMGQMVLHSEPAPTPPPASKSSMRFPLRPGKGSYGTKCVVKANHFFAELPNKDLHQYDVTITPEVISRGVNRAVMEQLVRLYRESHLGKRLPAYDGRKSLYTAGPLPFMSKEFRIVLVDDDEGAGGQRRDREFKVVIKLAARADLHHLGLFLQGRQTDAPQEALQVLDIVLRELPTTRYCPVGRSFYSPDLGRRQPLGEGLESWRGFYQSIRPTQMGLSLNIDMSSTAFIEPLPVIDFVTQLLNRDVSARPLSDADRVKIKKALRGIKVEVTHRGNMRRKYRISGLTSQATRELTFPVDERGTMKSVVEYFYETYGFVIQHTQWPCLQVGNAQRPNYLPMEVCKIVEGQRYSKRLNERQITNLLRVTCQRPGERERDIMQTVHHNAYHEDPYAKEFGIKISEKLAQVEARILPAPWLKYHDTGREKDCLPQVGQWNMMNKKMVNGGTVNNWFCINFSRNVQDSVARGFCYELAQMCYISGMAFTPEPVVPPVSARPDQVEKVLKTRYHDAKNKLQGRELDLLIVILPDNNGSLYGDLKRICETDLGLVSQCCLTKHVFKMSKQYLANVALKINVKVGGRNTVLVDALSRRIPLVSDRPTIIFGADVTHPHPGEDSSPSIAAVVASQDYPEITKYAGLVCAQVHRQELIQDLFKQWQDPVRGTVTGGMIKELLISFRRATGQKPQRIIFYRDGVSEGQFYQVLLFELDAIRKACASLEPNYQPPVTFVVVQKRHHTRLFASNHHDKSSVDKSGNILPGTVVDSKICHPTEFDFYLCSHAGIQGTSRPAHYHVLWDENNFTADALQTLTNNLCYTYARCTRSVSIVPPAYYAHLAAFRARFYMEPETSDSGSMTSGAVAGRGMGGVGRSTRVPGANAAVRPLPALKENVKRVMFYC; this is encoded by the exons ATGGTCAGAAAGAGAAGAACTGAACTACCAAGTGGGGGTGAAAGCTCTGAGGCTCAACACCCTTCTGAAAGGAGtgcaccaccgccccaacaacAAGCTGCTGCTGCTGCCCCAGGAGGGGCTGGACCCCAAGGAGGCAGAGGCTGGGGTCCccaaggaggaagaggaggGGGCCGCAGCCGTGGGATGCCCCAACAGCAATATGGTGCCCCTCCTGATTATCAAGGTAGGGGAAGGGGAGGGCCTTCTCAGCAAGGAGGCCGTGGAGGATATGGCAGTGGCcgaagtggtggtggtggtggtggtatgGGCAGTGGCCGTGGCGTTGGTCCTTCATATGGTGGCCCATCGAGGCCACCGGCACCCGAGCTGCACCAAGCAACCTCAGTTCAGTCATATCAAACTGGGGTGAGTTCTCAGCCTGCATCATCTGAGGCCAGTTCATCCCTGCCGCCAGAGCCTATTGATTTGGAACAGTCAATGGGGCAGATGGTGCTTCATTCTGAACCTGCTCCTACTCCTCCTCCTGCAAGTAAATCATCAATGAGGTTTCCCCTTCGACCTGGAAAGGGTAGCTATGGCACCAAGTGTGTTGTTAAGGCTAATCATTTCTTTGCTGAGTTACCCAACAAAGATCTGCATCAATATGAT GTTACAATTACTCCAGAAGTGATATCAAGAGGGGTGAACCGTGCTGTTATGGAGCAGTTGGTGAGACTGTACCGGGAATCTCACTTGGGTAAGAGACTCCCTGCTTATGATGGACGCAAGAGCCTCTATACTGCTGGACCACTTCCTTTTATGTCAAAGGAGTTCAGAATTGTTCTCgttgatgatgatgaaggaGCTGGAGGCCAGAG GAGGGACAGGGAGTTCAAGGTTGTGATAAAATTGGCTGCACGTGCAGACCTTCACCATTTGGGACTCTTTTTACAAGGAAGGCAAACTGATGCTCCTCAAGAGGCTTTGCAGGTCCTTGACATTGTTCTGCGCGAACTCCCTACTACAAG GTATTGTCCTGTTGGAAGATCATTTTATTCACCTGATTTGGGCAGAAGACAGCCTTTAGGTGAGGGATTGGAAAGCTGGCGTGGTTTCTACCAGAGTATTCGGCCTACACAGATGGGGCTATCACTGAACATTG ATATGTCTTCCACTGCATTTATTGAGCCATTGCCAGTAATTGATTTCGTAACTCAACTGCTGAACAGAGATGTATCCGCCCGGCCACTTTCTGATGCTGATCGTGTGAAG ATCAAGAAAGCTCTCCGGGGTATCAAAGTTGAAGTGACACATCGTGGAAACATGAGAAGAAAATATCGTATCTCTGGTCTGACTTCACAGGCAACCAGAGAATTGAC ATTCCCGGTAGATGAAAGGGGAACCATGAAATCTGTTGTGGAGTACTTCTATGAGACATATGGGTTTGTCATTCAACATACTCAGTGGCCTTGTCTGCAAGTTGGCAATGCACAGAGACCAAACTATTTGCCAATGGAG GTTTGCAAGATAGTGGAGGGTCAAAGGTACTCGAAAAGGCTTAATGAGAGGCAAATCACTAATTTGCTGAGAGTTACATGCCAGCGTCCTGGTGAGAGGGAGCGTGATATCATGCAG ACAGTACACCACAACGCATACCACGAAGATCCTTATGCTAAAGAATTTGGAATCAAGATTAGCGAGAAACTTGCTCAAGTTGAAGCTCGCATCCTTCCTGCTCCatgg CTCAAATATCACGATACGGGCAGAGAAAAGGATTGTCTTCCTCAAGTTGGGCAATGGAATATGATGAATAAG AAAATGGTTAATGGGGGGACAGTTAACAACTGGTTCTGCATAAACTTTTCAAGGAATGTTCAAGATAGTGTTGCCCGTGGTTTTTGCTATGAACTTGCTCAGATGTGTTATATATCTGGAATG GCATTTACACCTGAGCCAGTAGTCCCCCCAGTCAGTGCTCGCCCTGATCAAGTGGAAAAGGTTCTTAAAACTCGGTATCATGATGCCAAGAACAAACTGCAAGGAAGAGAGCTTGATTTGCTCATCGTTATCTTGCCCGATAATAATGGATCTCTTTATG GTGATCTCAAACGGATATGTGAGACTGACCTAGGACTTGTTTCACAATGTTGCTTAACTAAGCATGTCTTCAAAATGAGCAAGCAGTACCTTGCAAATGTTGCTTTGAAAATTAATGTCAAAGTTGGAGGGAGAAACACTGTACTGGTTGATGCGCTCTCACGACGCATTCCCTTGGTCAGTGACAGACCTACAATTATTTTTGGAGCTGATGTGACTCATCCACATCCTGGAGAGGATTCAAGCCCATCAATTGCAGca GTTGTGGCTTCGCAAGACTATCCTGAAATTACAAAGTATGCTGGTTTAGTTTGTGCCCAAGTTCATAGGCAGGAACTCATTCAGGATCTTTTCAAACAATGGCAAGATCCAGTCAGAGGAACAGTGACTGGTGGAATGATCAA GGAACTTCTTATATCTTTTAGGAGAGCTACAGGACAAAAGCCACAACGCATCATATTTTATAG GGATGGTGTGAGTGAGGGACAGTTTTATCAGGTTCTACTGTTTGAGCTTGATGCTATTCGAAAG GCATGTGCATCCCTGGAACCCAATTATCAGCCTCCTGTGACTTTTGTGGTGGTTCAAAAGCGTCACCACACAAGGCTCTTTGCTAGCAACCATCATGATAAGAGTTCTGTTGACAAGAGTGGCAACATATTGCCTG GCACTGTTGTTGACTCCAAAATCTGCCATCCCACCGAATTTGACTTTTATCTCTGCAGCCATGCTGGAATACAG GGTACAAGCCGTCCTGCTCACTACCATGTGTTGTGGGATGAAAACAATTTTACTGCTGATGCCTTGCAAACACTCACCAACAATCTTTGCTACAC ATATGCTCGGTGCACCCGGTCTGTTTCAATCG TGCCTCCTGCATACTATGCTCACCTTGCTGCATTCCGCGCAAGGTTTTACATGGAACCAGAGACGTCGGATAGTGGCTCTATGACAAGTGGTGCTGTTGCAGGCCGTGGGATGGGCGGTGTAGGGCGTAGCACGCGTGTACCTGGTGCCAATGCTGCTGTGAGACCATTGCCTGCACTCAAGGAGAACGTCAAGAGAGTTATGTTTTATTGTTAA